A genomic stretch from Salarias fasciatus chromosome 18, fSalaFa1.1, whole genome shotgun sequence includes:
- the LOC115405998 gene encoding E3 ubiquitin-protein ligase HECTD3-like isoform X1 has protein sequence MSLSNNPHYLLGRIRFLNRCIESLRKGESVPECLCYVPKEECYKICKDSSSASASCGASTGSIGTLISVYESPHHPPNSKTLCKYNLELKKGTCIWTTGEKFCNDQGLWVKISKEQLEEQRPGQELEEGWILVCKHTEGGDSLVPVESPETISRQQQLLGFDHKPCNRWEQVVDVVENALYKTNKPQIAACDGAAVQKLRYVPPGWTFECDEDLVHYLYDQKEEEDVMQKCGEQILGCLKDSVRSISVSSNEDYYGPRRMTDEDVDTYWESAGKRGEHWIRLEMRRGVVVEKMMLSVNMDDQNYMPKKITIHGGGKHLKKLNEVDVDETVTEEVCVLQDMTCHLPVIEIRIEECVDNGTDVRIRGLSITSSREKDLGVNADEFRSSKLVRYPRLLSVPPDVLYHRALLIQRFVHLLDSVLPYLVPAWNYSLGDFSKIKCIKQFLLLSKRRFELMTQSLQDSETPEPPRRPKVVVNRGLAAAHRENPSLDSSCRNSLFNQMYEVLKGSAKWKKTLNYRWPSTYEQWWECDFIGEGISDHGGGFRDSLTDISEELCPSSAESALPLPFFIRTSNQDASDTKDYYVPNPACKEFHKYEWIGQLMGGALRGKEFLVLALPSLVWKQLTGEPVIWSKDFLAVDSVLVNLLEAMENMDQETFEFRFGEELVYTTLLTDGQMVELIPGGSNVSVHYKDRSQFIRLVQKARLEESKQQIAAMRAGLLKVVPQAMLDLLTWQEVEKKVCGDPEITVEALKLSAQFGRQTQNDQRVQYFWEALTNFTNEDRSRFLKFVTGRSRLPTHFWVYFDRESSSTTNDELPRASTCSHSLELPKYTSAKACEEKLRFAVYNCMSIDTDRG, from the exons ATGTCTCTGAGCAACAACCCACACTATCTGCTGGGCAGGATCCGCTTCCTGAACAGGTGTATTGAGAGTTTGAGGAAGGGGGAGTCGGTACCCGAGTGTCTGTGTTATGTCCCCAAAGAGGAGTGCTACAAAATCTGCAAGGACTCATCATCTGCCTCTGCCTCCTGCGGAGCTTCCACCGGCTCCATTGGAACTCTCATATCAGTCTATGAAAGTCCTCATCATCCTCCGAATAGCAAGACATTATGCAAATACAATCTTGAACTGAAGAAAGGAACTTGCATCTGGACAACGGGAGAGAAATTCTGTAACGACCAGGGCCTGTGGGTTAAAATCAGCAAG gagcagctggaggagcagcgtccgggccaggagctggaggaaggctGGATCCTggtgtgtaaacacactgagGGGGGTGACAGCCTGGTACCAGTGGAGTCTCCAGAAACcatcagcaggcagcagcagctcctcggctTCGACCACAAACCCTGCAACCGGTGGGAGCAGGTGGTGGACGTGGTGGAAAACGCTCTTTACAAAACCAACAAACCCCAAATCGCGGCGTGTGACGGCGCTGCCGTCCAGAAGCTGAG GTACGTTCCTCCTGGATGGACGTTTGAATGTGATGAGGATCTGGTGCACTACTTGTACGaccagaaagaggaggaggacgtgaTGCAGAAGTGTGGGGAACAGATCCTGGGATGTTTGAAAGACTCTGTGAGGAGCATCAGTGTGTCTTCAAACGAG GATTATTACGGCCCGAGACGTATGACGGATGAAGATGTTGACACATACTGGGAGAGTGCAGGCAAACGAGGAGAACACTGGATCCGCCTGGAGATGAGGAGAGGCGTTGTGGTTGA GAAAATGATGCTGAGTGTAAACATGGATGACCAAAACTATATGCCCAAGAAAATCACAATCCATGGAGGCGGCAAACACCTGAAGAAGCTGAACGAGGTCGACGTAGATGA AACTGTGACTGAAGAAGTGTGTGTACTGCAGGATATGACCTGCCATCTTCCTGTCATTGAGATTCGAATCGAGGAGTGTGTag ACAACGGGACAGACGTCCGGATCCGAGGCTTGTCGATCACGTCGTCCCGTGAGAAAGACCTCGGCGTCAATGCAGACGAGTTCCGGTCGTCGAAGCTGGTGCGCTACCCCCGTCTGCTGAGTGTCCCACCTGACGTCCTGTACCACAGAGCGCTGCTCATTCAGAG GTTTGTCCATCTCCTGGACAGCGTGCTGCCCTATTTGGTGCCAGCCTGGAACTACAGCCTTGGTGACTTCAGCAAAATCAAG TGCATAAAGCAGTTTTTGCTGCTGTCCAAACGCCGCTTTGAGCTCATGACTCAGAGCCTGCAGGACTCTGAGACCCCGGAGCCACCAAGAAGACCGAAAGTGGTGGTCAACAGGGGTCTGGCTGCGGCGCACAGAGAAAACCCgtctctggactccagctgcaggaacagCCTGTTCAATCAG ATGTACGAGGTTCTCAAGGGATCTGCCAAATGGAAGAAGACTTTGAATTACAG ATGGCCCAGTACTTATGAACAATGGTGGGAATGTGACTTTATTGGCGAGGGAATCAGCGACCATGGCGGTGGGTTTCGGGACAGCCTGACAGACATATCGGAGGAGCTTTGTCCTAGCTCCGCCGAGAGTGCGTTACCTCTGCCCTTCTTCATCCGGACTTCCAACCAA GATGCTTCAGACACCAAAGATTACTACGTCCCAAACCCGGCCTGCAAAGAGTTCCACAAGTATGAGTGGATCGGTCAGTTAATGGGAGGTGCCCTCAGAGGGAAGGAGTTCTTG GTCTTGGCTCTGCCCAGCCTGGTGTGGAAGCAGTTGACTGGAGAACCTGTCATCTGGAGTAAAGACTTTCTAGCAGTCGACTCTGTACTG GTGAACCTGCTGGAGgccatggagaacatggaccaGGAGACGTTTGAGTTCAGGTTCGGGGAGGAGCTGGTCTACACCACACTGCTGACCGACGGCCAGATGGTGGAGCTCATCCCCGGCGGCAGCAACGTGTCGGTTCACTACAAGGACCGCAGCCAGTTCATCCGCCTGGTGCAGAAGGCTCGGCTGGAGGAGAGCAAACAGCAG ATTGCAGCCATGCGGGCGGGGCTGCTGAAGGTGGTCCCTCAGGCCATGCTGGACCTGCTCACCTGGCAGGAAGTGGAGAAGAAGGTGTGCGGAGACCCAGAGATCACAGTGGAAGCCCTGAAACTATCTG CACAATTTGGAAGACAGACACAAAATGACCAGAGAGTGCAGTACTTCTGGGAGGCGCTGACAAACTTCACCAATG AAGACCGCAGTCGCTTCCTCAAGTTTGTTACTGGTCGGAGTCGTCTTCCCACACATTTCTGGGTCTATTTTGATAGAGAAAG CAGCTCTACAACAAACGACGAGCTTCCCCGTGCATCGACTTGCAGCCACAGTCTTGAGCTACCAAAGTACACAAG cgcGAAGGCCTGTGAGGAGAAGCTGCGTTTTGCAGTGTACAACTGTATGAGCATCGACACTGACAGAGGCTGA
- the LOC115406001 gene encoding E3 ubiquitin-protein ligase HECTD3-like, with the protein MSLSNNPHYLLGRIRFLNRCIESLRKGESVPECLCYVPKEECYKICKDSSSASASCGASTSSIGTLISVFESPHHPPNSKTLCKYNLELKKGTCIWTTGEKFCNDQGLWVKISKEQLEEQRPGQELEEGWILVCKHTEGGDSLVPVESPETISRQQQLLGFDHKPCNRWEQVVDVVENALYKTNKPQIAACDGAAVQKLRYVPPGWVFECDEDLVHYLYDQKEKEDVSQKWGEHILGCLKDSVRSISVSSIAIDCYVKYMTDEDADTYWESEGKRGEHWIRLEMRSGVVVEKMMLRVDVNDLNLMPKKITIHGGGKHLKKLNEVDVDETVTGEVCVLQDMACHLPVIEIRIEECVDNGTDVRIRGLSITSSREKDLGVNADEFRSSKLVRYPRLLSVPPDVLYHRALLIQRFVHLLDSVLPYLVPAWNFSLGDFSKITRVKQFLLLSKRRVELIAQSLQDSETPRPPRRPEVVVNRGLAAAHRENPSLDSSCRNSLFNQMYEALKKFAKRTKTFNYRWPSTYGHWWECDFIGEGILDAGGGFRDSLTDISEELCPSSAESPVPLPFFIRTSNQDALDAKDYYVPNPACKEFHKYEWIGQLMGGALRGKDFLVLALPSLVWKQLTGEPVVWSKDFPAVDSVLVNLLEAMENMDQETFEFRFGEELVYTTLLTDGQMVELIPGGSNVSVHYKDRSQFICLVQKARLEESKQQIAALRAGLLKVVPQAVLDLLTWQEVEKKVCGDPEITVEALKLSAQFANQKPNDQRVQYFWEALTNFTNEDRSRFLKFVTGRSRLPAPFYVYFDGLSSPTNDELPRASTCSHSLELPNYTSAKAYEDKLRFAVYNCMSIDRDKD; encoded by the exons ATGTCTCTGAGCAACAACCCACACTATCTGCTGGGCAGGATCCGCTTCCTGAACAGGTGTATTGAGAGTTTGAGGAAGGGGGAGTCGGTACCCGAGTGTCTGTGTTATGTCCCCAAAGAGGAGTGCTACAAAATCTGCAAGGACTCATCATCTGCCTCTGCCTCCTGCGGAGCTTCCACCAGCTCCATTGGAACTCTCATATCAGTCTTTGAAAGTCCTCATCATCCTCCGAATAGCAAGACATTATGCAAATACAATCTTGAACTGAAGAAAGGAACTTGCATCTGGACAACGGGAGAGAAATTCTGTAACGACCAGGGCCTGTGGGTTAAAATCAGCAAG gagcagctggaggagcagcgtccgggccaggagctggaggaaggctGGATCCTggtgtgtaaacacactgagGGGGGTGACAGCCTGGTACCAGTGGAGTCTCCAGAAACcatcagcaggcagcagcagctcctcggctTCGACCACAAACCCTGCAACCGGTGGGAGCAGGTGGTGGACGTGGTGGAAAACGCTCTTTACAAAACCAACAAACCCCAAATCGCGGCATGTGACGGCGCTGCCGTCCAGAAGCTGAG GTACGTTCCTCCTGGATGGGTGTTTGAATGTGATGAGGATCTGGTGCACTACTTGTACGaccagaaagagaaagaggacgTGAGTCAGAAGTGGGGGGAACACATCCTGGGATGTTTGAAAGACTCTGTGAGGAGCATCAGTGTGTCTTCAATCGCA ATTGATTGCTACGTGAAATATATGACGGATGAGGACGCTGACACGTACTGGGAGAGTGAAGGCAAAAGAGGAGAACACTGGATCCGCCTGGAGATGAGGAGCGGCGTTGTGGTCGA GAAAATGATGCTGAGGGTAGACGTGAATGACCTAAACCTTATGCCCAAGAAAATCACAATCCATGGAGGCGGCAAACACCTGAAGAAACTGAACGAGGTCGACGTAGATGA AACTGTGACTGGAGAAGTGTGTGTACTGCAAGATATGGCCTGCCATCTTCCTGTCATTGAGATTCGAATCGAGGAGTGTGTAG ACAACGGGACAGACGTCCGGATCCGAGGCTTGTCGATCACGTCGTCCCGTGAGAAAGACCTCGGCGTCAATGCAGACGAGTTCCGGTCGTCGAAGCTGGTGCGCTACCCCCGTCTGCTGAGTGTCCCACCTGACGTCCTGTACCACAGAGCGCTGCTCATTCAGAG GTTCGTCCATCTCCTGGACAGCGTGCTGCCCTATTTGGTGCCAGCCTGGAACTTCAGCCTTGGTGACTTCAGCAAAATCACG AGAGTAAAGCAGTTTTTGCTGCTGTCCAAACGCCGCGTTGAGCTCATTGCTCAGAGCCTGCAGGACTCGGAGACCCCGAGGCCACCAAGAAGACCAGAAGTGGTGGTCAACAGGGGTCTGGCCGCGGCGCACAGAGAAAACCCgtctctggactccagctgcaggaacagCCTGTTCAATCAG ATGTACGAGGCTCTCAAGAAATTTGCCAAACGGACAAAGACTTTCAATTACAG ATGGCCCAGTACTTATGGCCACTGGTGGGAATGTGACTTTATTGGCGAGGGAATCCTCGACGCAGGCGGTGGGTTTCGGGACAGCCTGACAGACATATCGGAGGAGCTTTGTCCTAGCTCCGCTGAGAGTCCGGTACCTCTGCCCTTCTTCATCCGGACATCCAACCAA GATGCTTTAGATGCCAAAGATTACTACGTCCCAAACCCGGCCTGCAAAGAGTTCCACAAGTATGAGTGGATCGGTCAGTTAATGGGAGGTGCTCTCAGAGGGAAAGACTTCTTG GTCTTGGCTCTGCCCAGCCTGGTGTGGAAGCAGTTGACTGGAGAACCTGTCGTCTGGAGTAAAGACTTTCCAGCAGTTGACTCTGTACTG GTGAACCTGCTGGAGgccatggagaacatggaccaGGAGACGTTTGAGTTCAGGTTCGGGGAGGAGCTGGTCTACACCACACTGCTGACCGACGGCCAGATGGTGGAGCTCATCCCCGGCGGCAGCAACGTGTCGGTTCACTACAAGGACCGCAGCCAGTTCATCTGCCTGGTGCAGAAGGCTCGGCTGGAGGAGAGCAAACAGCAG ATTGCAGCCTTGCGGGCGGGGCTGCTGAAGGTGGTCCCTCAGGCCGTGCTGGACCTGCTCACCTGGCAGGAAGTGGAGAAGAAGGTGTGCGGAGACCCAGAGATCACAGTGGAAGCTCTGAAACTATCTG CACAATTTGCAAACCAGAAACCAAATGACCAGAGAGTGCAGTACTTCTGGGAGGCGTTGACAAACTTCACCAATG AAGACCGCAGTCGGTTCCTCAAGTTTGTTACTGGTCGGAGTCGACTCCCCGCACCTTTCTACGTCTATTTTGACGGACTAAG CTCTCCAACAAACGACGAGCTTCCCCGTGCATCGACTTGCAGCCACAGTCTTGAGCTACCAAACTACACAAG cgcGAAGGCTTATGAAGACAAGCTGCGTTTTGCAGTGTACAACTGCATGAGCATTGACAGAGACAAAGACTGA
- the LOC115405998 gene encoding E3 ubiquitin-protein ligase HECTD3-like isoform X2: protein MSLSNNPHYLLGRIRFLNRCIESLRKGESVPECLCYVPKEECYKICKDSSSASASCGASTGSIGTLISVYESPHHPPNSKTLCKYNLELKKGTCIWTTGEKFCNDQGLWVKISKEQLEEQRPGQELEEGWILVCKHTEGGDSLVPVESPETISRQQQLLGFDHKPCNRWEQVVDVVENALYKTNKPQIAACDGAAVQKLRYVPPGWTFECDEDLVHYLYDQKEEEDVMQKCGEQILGCLKDSVRSISVSSNEDYYGPRRMTDEDVDTYWESAGKRGEHWIRLEMRRGVVVEKMMLSVNMDDQNYMPKKITIHGGGKHLKKLNEVDVDETVTEEVCVLQDMTCHLPVIEIRIEECVDNGTDVRIRGLSITSSREKDLGVNADEFRSSKLVRYPRLLSVPPDVLYHRALLIQRFVHLLDSVLPYLVPAWNYSLGDFSKIKCIKQFLLLSKRRFELMTQSLQDSETPEPPRRPKVVVNRGLAAAHRENPSLDSSCRNSLFNQMYEVLKGSAKWKKTLNYRWPSTYEQWWECDFIGEGISDHGGGFRDSLTDISEELCPSSAESALPLPFFIRTSNQDASDTKDYYVPNPACKEFHKYEWIGQLMGGALRGKEFLVLALPSLVWKQLTGEPVIWSKDFLAVDSVLVNLLEAMENMDQETFEFRFGEELVYTTLLTDGQMVELIPGGSNVSVHYKDRSQFIRLVQKARLEESKQQIAAMRAGLLKVVPQAMLDLLTWQEVEKKVCGDPEITVEALKLSAQFGRQTQNDQRVQYFWEALTNFTNEDRSRFLKFVTGRSRLPTHFWVYFDRESSTTNDELPRASTCSHSLELPKYTSAKACEEKLRFAVYNCMSIDTDRG from the exons ATGTCTCTGAGCAACAACCCACACTATCTGCTGGGCAGGATCCGCTTCCTGAACAGGTGTATTGAGAGTTTGAGGAAGGGGGAGTCGGTACCCGAGTGTCTGTGTTATGTCCCCAAAGAGGAGTGCTACAAAATCTGCAAGGACTCATCATCTGCCTCTGCCTCCTGCGGAGCTTCCACCGGCTCCATTGGAACTCTCATATCAGTCTATGAAAGTCCTCATCATCCTCCGAATAGCAAGACATTATGCAAATACAATCTTGAACTGAAGAAAGGAACTTGCATCTGGACAACGGGAGAGAAATTCTGTAACGACCAGGGCCTGTGGGTTAAAATCAGCAAG gagcagctggaggagcagcgtccgggccaggagctggaggaaggctGGATCCTggtgtgtaaacacactgagGGGGGTGACAGCCTGGTACCAGTGGAGTCTCCAGAAACcatcagcaggcagcagcagctcctcggctTCGACCACAAACCCTGCAACCGGTGGGAGCAGGTGGTGGACGTGGTGGAAAACGCTCTTTACAAAACCAACAAACCCCAAATCGCGGCGTGTGACGGCGCTGCCGTCCAGAAGCTGAG GTACGTTCCTCCTGGATGGACGTTTGAATGTGATGAGGATCTGGTGCACTACTTGTACGaccagaaagaggaggaggacgtgaTGCAGAAGTGTGGGGAACAGATCCTGGGATGTTTGAAAGACTCTGTGAGGAGCATCAGTGTGTCTTCAAACGAG GATTATTACGGCCCGAGACGTATGACGGATGAAGATGTTGACACATACTGGGAGAGTGCAGGCAAACGAGGAGAACACTGGATCCGCCTGGAGATGAGGAGAGGCGTTGTGGTTGA GAAAATGATGCTGAGTGTAAACATGGATGACCAAAACTATATGCCCAAGAAAATCACAATCCATGGAGGCGGCAAACACCTGAAGAAGCTGAACGAGGTCGACGTAGATGA AACTGTGACTGAAGAAGTGTGTGTACTGCAGGATATGACCTGCCATCTTCCTGTCATTGAGATTCGAATCGAGGAGTGTGTag ACAACGGGACAGACGTCCGGATCCGAGGCTTGTCGATCACGTCGTCCCGTGAGAAAGACCTCGGCGTCAATGCAGACGAGTTCCGGTCGTCGAAGCTGGTGCGCTACCCCCGTCTGCTGAGTGTCCCACCTGACGTCCTGTACCACAGAGCGCTGCTCATTCAGAG GTTTGTCCATCTCCTGGACAGCGTGCTGCCCTATTTGGTGCCAGCCTGGAACTACAGCCTTGGTGACTTCAGCAAAATCAAG TGCATAAAGCAGTTTTTGCTGCTGTCCAAACGCCGCTTTGAGCTCATGACTCAGAGCCTGCAGGACTCTGAGACCCCGGAGCCACCAAGAAGACCGAAAGTGGTGGTCAACAGGGGTCTGGCTGCGGCGCACAGAGAAAACCCgtctctggactccagctgcaggaacagCCTGTTCAATCAG ATGTACGAGGTTCTCAAGGGATCTGCCAAATGGAAGAAGACTTTGAATTACAG ATGGCCCAGTACTTATGAACAATGGTGGGAATGTGACTTTATTGGCGAGGGAATCAGCGACCATGGCGGTGGGTTTCGGGACAGCCTGACAGACATATCGGAGGAGCTTTGTCCTAGCTCCGCCGAGAGTGCGTTACCTCTGCCCTTCTTCATCCGGACTTCCAACCAA GATGCTTCAGACACCAAAGATTACTACGTCCCAAACCCGGCCTGCAAAGAGTTCCACAAGTATGAGTGGATCGGTCAGTTAATGGGAGGTGCCCTCAGAGGGAAGGAGTTCTTG GTCTTGGCTCTGCCCAGCCTGGTGTGGAAGCAGTTGACTGGAGAACCTGTCATCTGGAGTAAAGACTTTCTAGCAGTCGACTCTGTACTG GTGAACCTGCTGGAGgccatggagaacatggaccaGGAGACGTTTGAGTTCAGGTTCGGGGAGGAGCTGGTCTACACCACACTGCTGACCGACGGCCAGATGGTGGAGCTCATCCCCGGCGGCAGCAACGTGTCGGTTCACTACAAGGACCGCAGCCAGTTCATCCGCCTGGTGCAGAAGGCTCGGCTGGAGGAGAGCAAACAGCAG ATTGCAGCCATGCGGGCGGGGCTGCTGAAGGTGGTCCCTCAGGCCATGCTGGACCTGCTCACCTGGCAGGAAGTGGAGAAGAAGGTGTGCGGAGACCCAGAGATCACAGTGGAAGCCCTGAAACTATCTG CACAATTTGGAAGACAGACACAAAATGACCAGAGAGTGCAGTACTTCTGGGAGGCGCTGACAAACTTCACCAATG AAGACCGCAGTCGCTTCCTCAAGTTTGTTACTGGTCGGAGTCGTCTTCCCACACATTTCTGGGTCTATTTTGATAGAGAAAG CTCTACAACAAACGACGAGCTTCCCCGTGCATCGACTTGCAGCCACAGTCTTGAGCTACCAAAGTACACAAG cgcGAAGGCCTGTGAGGAGAAGCTGCGTTTTGCAGTGTACAACTGTATGAGCATCGACACTGACAGAGGCTGA